GAGGTCTCCAGCATTGCCACCAAAGTGGTGTCCAGATGGGACAGCCCCTCGGAGCTGTCCAGCACCAGCACCCCCACCTGGCAGCGCTCCACCGCCCGTTCGGTCCGCAGCCGGGTGTAGAACTCCACGTCGTCGTGGGCGCTGGTCTTGCGCCTTAAACCGGCGGTGTCTATCAGCACGAATTCCTGGTCGTTCCAGTTGAAGATGGTGTCCACCGAATCCCTGGTGGTGCCCGGCACCGAATCCACTATCACCCGCTCCCGGCCCACGATGGCGTTGACCAGCGAGGATTTTCCCACGTTGGGCTTGCCCACGATGGCCACATGGACGGCCTTGTCATTAAGGTCCTTCTCCGGGCTGGGGGGCAGTTTATTGACCACATCGTCCAGCAGTTCGCCGATGGACAGGCCCGGGCCGGCCGCTATCAGCAAAGGTTCGCCCAGCCCCAGTTTCATGAACTCGTACGCCTCGGCCTCGTCCTTGGGCTTGTCCACTTTGTTGACCGCCAGCACAATGGGTTTCCCCTGCTTGCGGACCATCTTGGCTATCTGGGCGTCGGCGTCGGTCATGCCGCTCTTGCGGTCCACCAGGAACAAAAGAAGATCCGCCTCTTCCATGGCCGCATCCACCTGGCGCTTGATGGAGTTCTCCATCCGGTCCTTGGTGTTGGGCACCAGCCCGCCGGTGTCTATCAGGTAAAAGTATTTCCCGTTCCAGTCGGCTATGGCGTAATTGCGGTCCCGGGTCACCCCGGGCATATCGTCAACGATGGCCTCCTTGGATTTGAGGATCCGGTTGAACAGGGTGGACTTGCCCACGTTGGGGCGTCCGATGATGGCTACGATGGGATAATTCATGTGGTTCCAGTCTGTTTATGCATGGTCAGATCCTGAATCTATCTAGGACGCTGATTAACGCGGATTAGTATTGATTATTACCATAAATGGGGACTAAGGCATCTTTTAAAAATATTTCCTGTCTTCCTGGTTTCCTTATAAAATAACAGCGTAGTCTAGGCTATTTTCTCAGTTCCCTGGCCTTCTGGTATATGGCCTGGTTCTGCTGGATGTATTCCGGTGACAGCGTCAGGCCGTGGGCGTAGGGCTTGCCCTGCTGGTCGATGGTGACGAAGGTGGCGAAGCTGGTGACGTAGGGCACGGTTTCCTGATTTGCGAAGACCTGTCCGTAGACCGTCAGGCTCTTCTGTCCCAGGTAGGCCAGCTGGGATTCCACCCGGATGATGTCGCCCCGCCGGGCCGGCTTGATGAAGCTCATCCCGTGGACCTGGACGCAGACCACGTCCTCCGGCCTCTTCACCGCCTGGGCCGCGCAGATGAAACAGGCCTCCACCATCCACTCGGACATCCGCCCGGCGAACAATGTGCCGTGATGGTTCAGATCCTCGTATTTCACCAGGTGGGATATGGAAGTTGTCTCTGTCATTCGTTAATTCGATCCTTTCGCCTGAATCCCGGCCCGGCGCCTGCGTTTAAAGTACTCGATCACCGCCGGCATCACCGATATTATGACGATGGCCAGGATCACCAGGCTGAAATTCTTCTTGATATAGGGCATATTGCCGAAGTAATAACCCAGCCAGCCGAAGATGTTGATCCAGAGAATGCCCCCGACCACGTTGTATGACATGAAACGCCAGTAGGACATGGTGCCGATGCCGGCCACGAACGGGGCAAAGGTGCGGACGAAGGGCATGAAACGGGCCAGGATGATGGTGATCCCCCCGTACTTCTCGTAAAAGGCGTGGGCCTCCATCAGGTGCTTCTTGTTGAGCAGTTTCACGTTCTCCTTCTGGAAGATCTTCGGCCCCACCCAGTATCCTATCCAGTAATTGACCGTGTCCCCGGCCACCGCCGCCAGGCACATCAGGATGATCAGCCACTTGATGTCCAGCGCCCCCAGCGCTGCCAGGGCCCCGGCGGCGAAGATCAGGGAATCCCCCGGCAGGAACGGCAGCACCACCAGCCCGGTCTCGCAGAAGATGATGGCGAAAAGTATCAGATAGGTCCAGGTCCCGTAGCTCTGAATGATGGTGGTCAGGTATTTGTCCAGGTGGATGAAAACGTCGATGAATTGTAAGATCATATCCTTCCTCTGAGTTTGGACCAGGCCAGTCCCAGGTATTCGTGAAACAGGGTCTCGGCCGCCATTATGTTTCCGGAATTGGGGAAAAGCCGGCTGGGTTTGAACTTTGGCTCGTCCTTGATAAGGTAATGCGTGGGAGCCGGGATCACCGCCACTCCCTGCTTTTGAAACAATGAAACCGAGCGTTGCATATGAGCGGCCGAGGTCACCAGCACCACGGTATCCCCTTTAACCATTGCTTTGATCAATCGGGCCTGATCATCGGTATCCAATGATCTATCCTCCAGGCTGACCGCAGTATCAGGAACGCCCAATTGTCTGGCCAACCCGGACATCCCATAGGCCTCGGACTGGGTGTTGAACACCGCACCGCCGGAGAAGATGAGTTTGGATCCCCTGATCTGCCGCCAGATCCTGATGCCTTCGATGGTGCGGATGGCCGAACCCTCGGTCAATTGCGAGGTCAGGGGGACTTTAAGATCGCTGGTCATGCCCGCCCCCAGCACCACCACCCATTTGGCCCCGGCAGCCCTGGGGGGGGCATCAAGCAACGGGGGGTATTTATTCTCCAGCCCCCTGAGCAGGATGTTTCCGATCAACCCAAAACCGGCAAAGACATAGGCCGCAACTCCCAAGGCGATCATCCATAATCCGGTTTTCCTATGCTTTTTCAG
This sequence is a window from bacterium. Protein-coding genes within it:
- the der gene encoding ribosome biogenesis GTPase Der encodes the protein MNYPIVAIIGRPNVGKSTLFNRILKSKEAIVDDMPGVTRDRNYAIADWNGKYFYLIDTGGLVPNTKDRMENSIKRQVDAAMEEADLLLFLVDRKSGMTDADAQIAKMVRKQGKPIVLAVNKVDKPKDEAEAYEFMKLGLGEPLLIAAGPGLSIGELLDDVVNKLPPSPEKDLNDKAVHVAIVGKPNVGKSSLVNAIVGRERVIVDSVPGTTRDSVDTIFNWNDQEFVLIDTAGLRRKTSAHDDVEFYTRLRTERAVERCQVGVLVLDSSEGLSHLDTTLVAMLETSNKALVVVINKWDLMTEENKANYLGWLKGQLAFVNFAEFVFTSALNSDGVFNLLQKILNAYHHWNKVFEPAVVVQAFEDTIKKLHPPAVRGKDITLYSIRQEGQAPPRFVIESNLPNLIPTNYLRYLQSSLHTRLAITGTPIRLMFQKSKAPSGWKKRQMLDFGKRPKFRAELENSK
- a CDS encoding hotdog domain-containing protein, yielding MTETTSISHLVKYEDLNHHGTLFAGRMSEWMVEACFICAAQAVKRPEDVVCVQVHGMSFIKPARRGDIIRVESQLAYLGQKSLTVYGQVFANQETVPYVTSFATFVTIDQQGKPYAHGLTLSPEYIQQNQAIYQKARELRK
- a CDS encoding DedA family protein; this encodes MILQFIDVFIHLDKYLTTIIQSYGTWTYLILFAIIFCETGLVVLPFLPGDSLIFAAGALAALGALDIKWLIILMCLAAVAGDTVNYWIGYWVGPKIFQKENVKLLNKKHLMEAHAFYEKYGGITIILARFMPFVRTFAPFVAGIGTMSYWRFMSYNVVGGILWINIFGWLGYYFGNMPYIKKNFSLVILAIVIISVMPAVIEYFKRRRRAGIQAKGSN
- a CDS encoding ElyC/SanA/YdcF family protein, with product MLFLLKKLVSYMLNPMTIILLLLVPGLLFLWLKKHRKTGLWMIALGVAAYVFAGFGLIGNILLRGLENKYPPLLDAPPRAAGAKWVVVLGAGMTSDLKVPLTSQLTEGSAIRTIEGIRIWRQIRGSKLIFSGGAVFNTQSEAYGMSGLARQLGVPDTAVSLEDRSLDTDDQARLIKAMVKGDTVVLVTSAAHMQRSVSLFQKQGVAVIPAPTHYLIKDEPKFKPSRLFPNSGNIMAAETLFHEYLGLAWSKLRGRI